Genomic window (Gelria sp. Kuro-4):
CTTCCCGGGTAGGTGGAGTAATCCCGCGCAAAAGTTCTCCTTTCCTTTTGGGGTGGCAGGGTGCACAAAAATTGGAACCCCGGGAGGAAAAATGAAGAAAAGGGAGAAACTATGCCTGTTCGATATTTTATCTGGGAGGTATGGGCAGTGGCGCATGTCACGGGCGAACAGCTTAAGAGCTTTGCGGTGAAGGTGTTTGAGAGCCTTGGGATTCCGGCCACAGATGCTGAGACGACGGCAGAAATCCTGGTGCAGGCCGATCTGAGGGGCATCGATTCCCACGGCGTGGCCCGGCTGCCGATTTACGTTAAGCGGCTCAAACTCGGCCTCATCAACAAGCGGCCTGACATCAAGGTGGTGCGGGACCGTCCCGGCGCGGCCGTCGTGGACGGTGACAACGGCCTGGGCCAGGTGGTGGGCCATAGGGCCATGACGCTCTGCCTGGAAAAGGCCCGGCAGCACGGCGTGGCTGTGGTCGGGGTGAAAAACTCCAACCACTTCGGCATCGGCGCGTACTATGCCATGATGGCCCTCAAAGAGGACATGATCGGCATGGTAGGCACCAACACTTCACCGCTCATGGCACCTTTCGGCGGTAAGCAGCCGCTCCTCGGCACCAACCCCCTGGCCATTGCCATCCCGGCCGGCAGCCAGCGTCCGGTGGTTCTGGACATGGCCACCAGCTTGGTACCGCGCGGTAAAATTGAGATCGCCGCCCGCAAAGGCGAAAAGATTCCCGTGGGCTGGGCCATCGACAAGGACGGCCGGCCCACCCAGGAACCGGAAGAGGCTCTCAAGGGCACCCTGCTTCCCATGGGCGGGCCCAAGGGCTACGGCCTGGCGCTGGTGCTGGACATCCTCTGCGGGGTGCTCAGCGGGGCGGCCTTCGGGGCTCATACCGGATCCCTGTTCGGCGATCTGGATCGGCCTCAGAACATCGGGCACTTCATGCTCGCCCTGGACGTCAACAGCTTCCGGCCCCTCAGCGAGTTCAAGAATACCATGGACAGCCTTATCCTGAGCATCAAGAACTCGGAGCCGGCGGAAGGCTTTAAAGAGCTCTTCCTCCCGGGCGAGATCGAGTACACCAAGACAGAGGAGCGGGCCCAAAAGGGTATCGACCTGAACCCTGTGGTGGCCCAGAACCTCCTCAACCTGGCGCGCGACCTGGGCCTCGTCGGCGGTGAAGCCACCGTGGACACCCTTTTCGCCTAAGCCTCCCGGACTTCGATCTGCCGGACCTTCTTCCGGGCGCGCCTACGAAGAAGACCTGGCCGAGCTGGCGGAGACACTGGAAGGCCAGGGACAGGCCATTAAAGACAGGGATTATGCCGGCTATTTGCAGCTCGATTGCGACTTCCACCGCCGGGTGGCCGTGGCTACGGGAAATGAGCTCCTGGCCGACATCATAACCAACCTGAACACACAGGTGCAGCGGTTTCTGATCCTTGCCCGCAACCTACCCGAAAAGGCGCCAAAAGGATTCCATTACCTGGCTGACTGCGTTCGGCTAATGAGGTTGTCACCGGTGCTGCTCTTAAAGGCCTCTTCAATGTCTCGCGTGGAAAGGCCGCGCGCGTACAGAACTTATTGAGTTGGTCACTTCTAAGTTAGCTCAGGTCTCTCAATTTTGGCCAGCATCGTCAGGACATTACCCAGGCTGTTTCGCTTGGATCAAACTCGGAGTGCCTGTCTTGGTTAGTACATGTACAGTGTTTGAGCAGCTCTCTTCCAGAAGCAACATTCTTATGTCTGCCTCCTTTCGCTCTCACTCCTGGAGGTGCGGCGAAAGGAGCTTTTTTTGCCCGCAAGAGGGACAGCGAAAGGAAGAGGTGATCGTATGTCAAGGCTCATTGTCCCGCGGTCGGAGGATTCGGGCTACGGAGATTGGAACTGGTTGGTTCCGCTGGGGAAGTCTGGTATTCGTTCAGTTGCGGGGAACCTGTCGAGCTTTTGCTTGGTAGTCGCTGGATGCGATCTCTGGGAGATCGGCTCTTGTGGCTGGTATGTCACTAACGGACAGAGCAGTCTCGTTCCGTTGCGGGTAGAGGCACGCAAGGTTCGCAGTTCTTGGCCGGCGGGGTAGTGTGCCCTTGCCGGCTATTTTTACAGAATGAGCCTTATGCAAAACATATAACCAGAAAGAGATCCACTTTGATTATGGAAATGGAACCACGCAGGCCCTTCAAGCGTGAAGAGACCTTAAAAAGGAACTGGTTCTGCTTACTGGAGGCCGCGAAACAATCTACGTCGTAAGAAAAAAATTTTAGGTTACGAGAGCAGGAATTTGGGCGAGGATATAGAATACGTATACAAGCACAGCAACAGGTTTTAGGAGGAAATAGCTTTGGCTGTTTTACCTAGGTTGAAAAACAACGCAGATACTCTGGCGGAGCAAGCTTACGCTATCTTAAAAAAAGCTATTGTAAACAATAAGTTTAAACCACGTGAAATCCTCTCTGAGGAAAAGCTTGCTGCTGATCTTGGTATTAGCCGCACTCCAATTAGAGCAGCCTTGTCGCGCCTGGCAATGGAAAAACTCGTTTCTAATATACCTGGGCGGGGGTCTATGGTGGCAGATATTTCGTTACAGGATGTGGAAGACCTCTTTGTAGTACGTGAGGCTCTAGAAGGTGTCTCTGCAAAGTTGGCTACCAAAAACATTACAGCACAAGAAATGGTACAAATGAAGCATTTTCTACAGCAACAACGAGATTCTTTGGCTAACGCAGACTATCTTCCATTTCTTGAAGCAGATATGCTGTTTCATGCTGAACTGGCCCGTATATCAAAGAACCGAGAGTTATATGAGATCATCCTGAGCCTTCAAGATCGCATCTTACGTTTTGAGATACTATCTAATACTATCCAAAGTAGAGCGGCAAAGGCACTGCGAGAACACAAGGATATCTTGGATGCTTTAGAGCAAGGAGATCCAGCGCTTGTTGAGCAGAAGATTATTGCCCACATACGGAGTGTTTTGCAAAGTATTAGAGAAGCTGAGGCTAAAAAACTTTCGTAGAACGAGAAGCCCATTACAAACAATGTGTCTCTTCACATGTGTATGTGTTTGCTTACTGTATACAAGCTTTTAAAGTTAGCGCGGTTCTTGTATACGTATTCAAGTACAGATGAGAAGAAACAGGGAGGAGGGGTAAGAGGAAAACATATAGACTGTGGGCAGGAGAATCAGTGGAAAGTAGAAGGGGGCGAGCTTGTGAATGATGTCGAGGTGACAAGACCGTCTGTAGCGCATGGTAATCAAAATACGGTGTTGTGGAAGTTTTTGTTGACGTCTGGACTTGGCCTGTTTTTCTTCCTATGCCCAGTATACTGGCATGGCAATTGGAACATCCCAATTGGTGTTATGTCTGAAAGCTTGGCAAAGCTGCTTAAACCATCATTACCTACCGTAGCTACTATTGCCATGTGGATTACCGCTATTTGCACTACTCTAGGAACTACGTTTAAGGTAAAACAAATTACAGAAAATGCGTTTCTTAAAGACCTGTTTCAGGTATCTTCGTTTTGGTTCATTATTCGGTGGTTAGGAGCCATTTTCGCTACCATGACACTATTGCAGGTAGGGCCGGAGGCAATCATCTCCGATGATACCGGTGGTCTAATGCTTTTCAGCTTGCTTGGTATGTTAATTGTCTGGTTCTTTGTAGCTTCTTATCTGATGCCACTTCTTACGGAATTTGGAATCATGGATTTCGTCGGCGTGCTGATTCGTGGCTTCATTAAACCTTTGTTTACTTTGCCAGGGCGTTCCGCACTTGATCTCTTAACTTCTTGGGTCGGTAATTGTAATGTAGGCGTCCAAATCACCCGTTGGCAATATGTAACCGGCTATTACACCGCGCGTGAAGCAGCCGTTATTGCAACATGTTTTTCAGCTGTTTCGCTTCCTTTCTGTCTAGTGATAGCTAATACTGCTGGTATTGCAAATGTTTTTCCTCAGTTTTATTTAGCGACTGCAGTGGCTGGGGTTGTGGCGGCGATTGTCGTGCCACGCATGCCCCCTCTTTCTCGAATCCCTGATGACTACTATGGTCCGGTAGGGAAGAGAATCAACGAACAAATTCCTATCGGAATAAGTCGGACGCGATGGGGTTTAGAACAAGCCCTTAAACGTGCAGAACAAAAAAGCATTTATCAAGCAATCGTGATCGAGGGTAGCAAAGTGTTTATTGGTATTGTGTTTGGTCTTGTGGCTCAGTCTATGGCGCTCGGTACCCTCGGTACAATGGTAGTAACCTATACTCCTGTTGTTGGATATTTGTCTACCCCGATGGTTTGGCTCTTGCAGCTTTTCCAGGTACCGGAAGCCGCTGCGGCTGCTCCTGGAACTATCATTGGTTTTGCTGATCAGTTCATCCCGGCGGTAGTTGCCAGTACACTCGTAAGCCCAATTGCTAAATTCGTGATAGCTGGTCTGTCTGTGGTTCAGATTATCTACATGACCGAGGTAGGTAGTTTTATATTAATGTGTGAGATTCCAGTAAACTTTTCCCATCTTGTTCTTGTCTTTCTAGAAAGAACGTTAGTTTGCATTCCAGTCCTTGCACTGGCGGCACATCTGGTCTTCTAAATCGAAAGGTGGGTTTAGGCATGATTCTGTTAGTAAGGAGGCTTTACCTATGAAGAACAATTTTAAAGGCCGTGATTTCCTGAGCTTGATGGATTTTACACGGGAAGAAGTCTATGAGCTTTTGGATTTGGCAGTTGAGTTAAAACGACGACATGCAATTGGAGACGACCCCAAACCTTTACAAGGCCGGACCATAGCCATGATTTTTGAAAAAAACTCCACACGTACTCGCCTTTCTTTTCAGGCGGGAATTGCTCAACTGGGTGGTCAAAGCTTCTACATGCGGCCCGATGAAATGCAACTTAACCGCGGGGAGCCTATTAAAGATACCGCAAGGGTCATCGACCGCTATTGTGACGCTTTGGTCATCCGTACCTTCGGCAAAGAGCGGGTGGAAGAATTCGCACACTATATGAAAAACCCTGTAATAAATGCCCTTACTGACCAAGAGCATCCTTGCCAGATATTGGCTGACCTAATGACCATCAGGGAGAAAAAGGGACGTCTCGAAGGGCTTAAATTGACCTTTGCTGCTGATCTTTTTAACATGGCCCACTCCCTGCTTATCGCTTGCCCGCTGATGGGCATAGACATTGCTATTGCCCATCCTGAAGGGCTTAAAGCGGATCCGAAAATAGTTGAGTTTGCCGAAGAAACAGCGCGGAAGAACGGTACAAAAGTAGTTCTTACAACCGACATGAGTGAGGCTTTGCGCGATGCAGATGTCATTTACGCCAATACCTACCATAGCATGGGCACAACCGAAGAAGAACGAAAGCAACGGGAAGCCATCTTCTTTCCATATCGCATTGACGAGGAGAAGGTAAAGGTAGCCAAAGACGATTTTATATTCCTGCATTGCTTACCCGCCTATCGAGAAGAAGAAATGACCGAATCGATTCTTGAAGGACCGCATTCTGTGGTCTGGGATGAAGCCGAAAACCGTATGCATACCGAAAAAGCCGTCTTAGCAGCAGTGGTCTATTAGAGGAGAGTTTAACATTGAAACATCGAATCGTAGTTGCTCTGGGTGGTAACGCGATCTTGCGTAAAGGAGAACGGGGTACTCTTGAAGAGCAATTAGCAAATATCCAATCTAGCTGTCGGGGATTAGCAGATCTCATAGCATTTGGTTACGAACTGGTAATTACCCATGGTAATGGACCCCAAGTAGGCAATATCCTTCTACAAAATGAAATTGCGGCACATACAGTACCACCTATGTCACTAGCAGTATGCGGAGCGGAAAGTCAGGGCTTTTTAGGGTACCTGTTACAACAGTCATTAAAAAACGAATTGCGGTGGCGCGGTATCGACCGAGATGTTGTAACAGTGGTAACAGAAACAGTGGTGAATACCGAAGATCAAGCTTTTGCTGCACCAAGTAAACCGGTTGGGCCTTTTTACAGCACGTACGAGGCCGAACGTTTGCGAGAAGAACGAGGTTGGACTCTCAAGGAAGACTGTGGCAGGGGATGGCGACGGGTAGTCGCCTCCCCGAAACCGATTGACATAGTAGAAAAGAACGCTATTAAGGTGCTTCTTTCATCCGGAAGCGTGGTAATTTGCTGCGGTGGTGGCGGTGTGCCAGTGGTACAAAAAAAAGATGGTTCGCTAGAGGGTATGGATGCGGTAGTCGACAAGGACTTGGCTGCTTCGAGGTTAGCTGAAGCTGTTGGCGCTGAACGCTTAATGATTTTAACTGACGTGTCCGCCGTGATGTTGAATTATGGTACACCAAAAGCCAAGGAACTCCATTATGTCAGGTCGAGGGACCTGCGGCAATACATTAAAGAAAAGCAATTTGCCGAGGGAAGCATGCTCCCTAAAGTAAAAGCTGCAGTCCAATTTGTTGAGAGGTGCGGTGGCGAAGCAATAATAGCGGCGCTATCAGAAGCCAGTATTGCCTTGGAAGGAAAGTGTGGTACGCATGTGGTCGCATAAGAAGGGGGAGTTTGCTCAATGCCGTTTGTTAATAGTGAATATGGTCCACTTAAGAGGGTTTTGCTTTGCCGACCAGAGTATCTAGATATTACTGTTCCCATCAACGTTATCGCAGCGAATAACAAAGAGAAAGGGGTAAACGTAGGACAAGCATGCCGCGAGCATGACGAATTCGTTCGAGCTTTTCAAGAATACGGGGTAGAAGTACTATTGGCCCCCACTAGTAAACGCTATCCGTATGAAGTCAACACCCGGGACCTAGGGGTCACTACGCCCAAGGGTATCATTTTTGGCCGATATCTGCGTGAATTGCATTGGGGTGAGCACCGATTAGCAGAGCAAGCCTTACATGAAAAGAGAATTCCCATCTTGACACAATTGCCCTTTGGCACTTTTGAAGGTGGTGACTTCATGTATGTCGACAAAGACTTTGCCGGCATTGGTATTGGCTGCCGGACCAACATGATCGGTGTGCACTGGCTACAGGCGTTGCTGGCAGATACCGGAATTACATTAATGCCAGTGGACTTCGACAAAGATTACCTCCATCTAGATATGATTTGTAATATCATTGCTCCTCAAGTTTGTGTTATCTGCACCGAAGCTGTATCTCCTGAGTTTTATAAAGAGCTTAAGAAACGCAACTTTACGTTTATCAATGTTTCGCCTTCAGAAGTATTTGACCATGCGTGTAACCTGTTAAGCATTGGCAACAACACTATCTTTTCTCATCCAAAAGCGCGAAAGGTCAATGAGCGATTGCGGGCTTTGGGGTTAAACGTTCTAGAACTGCCGCTTATGGAATGCCTAAAAAGCGGTGGTGGACCACGGTGCATGAGCTTCCCCATCGAGCGAGATGAAACTTAAATGACTGCTGACCTGGAGATGTATTTTCCGGCGCTGCAACAATCTGTTATTATTCCCCAACATCAGATTCAATGGATAATAAGGCCCCAAAAGTACTGTCACGTTCGTGACTCCCAGGCTTTAGTAAGGGCAGCCTTGGCTGCGCCGAACCCATACGGTCTGGAGCTAACGAACGTGGTACGACGAAAAGAGGTCGAGCGGCGTCGTACAGTGATCGTCATTGACGATGTTACCAGACCTACGCCGGTCAGGTTGATCCTGCCGGAATTGCTTTCCCAACTGTCTAGTGCCGGAGTTTCATTGGACGACATAATCCTGTTAGTGGCCACCGGGTCGCATGCCCCTGTGGCCGAACCTCAGCTTGTTGGGAGGATAGGTGCTGATGTATTTGCAGCCGTAAATGTAGTTCAACACAAATCGCGGGAAACTAAGGATTTGGTCAAAGTAGGGTCGATTGGAGATGGGATGCCCCTTGTATTGAATCAGTACTACATGGAGGCAGATATTAAAATAGCGCTAGGAAATGTAGTCCCTCACGTTAACGTTGGTTGGGGCGGCGGCTGCAAAGCAATAGTTCCTGGTATCAGTGGTCAGGAGACTATTGACCACCTGCATTTCACTGCGGCTAAACATGTTCCACGGTTTTTGGGCCAGCTGGATAACCCGATCCGACGGGAAGTGGAAGAAGCCGCCTTGACTACAAGCCTCGATTATATCGTCAACACGGTGGTAGATTTCTCGGGTAATTTGGTTTCGGTGCACGCAGGTCATCCCTTGGCGGCTCATAAACAAGCCGTGGAAGTGGCACGAACATTAATGTGCCCTCAAGTCAAGGGAACGTGTGATATTGTAGTAGTCGATGCGTATCCGATGGATCAGGACTTTTGGCAAGCGTCGAAAGCGCTCACCACAGCCACGCGCTTAGTAAAGCCAGGAGGGAAAATTGTATTGCTAGCCCGGTGCCCTGAAGGAATCGGGACTGGACACGACGATTTAATGCAAATTGCACGATACACTCCGGCCGAAATGGACATGTTGGTTGAAAAAGGAGATATCATGCCAACGGCTGAAGTGGCTGTAGCGCGCGAAGTCGCTCAAGACCGGGAGAAGGCGGAGATCCTTATTTGTTCTCGGGGTCTAACGCGGGAAATGGTGAAAAGCCTAGGGTTAAGCAAAATAAGTAGTTTGTCTGCCGCGTTATCGTCATCGGCTTTCAGCCGATCGACTATAGGAATAATGTTCCGTGGCGGTGAGATTGCCCCTGTTGTGGTAGAGTAGGAACGTGCCAGCAAAATGGTTTTCATAGCAAATGACATCAGAAAGAGTGCCGGGCTGGGCGATGAAGATTCTCGCCTTGGTCGGCAAGCAAGTGCCTGCGCGGTACCCTGATGGTATACGTATACTTGTACATTCGGATTC
Coding sequences:
- the argF gene encoding ornithine carbamoyltransferase, whose amino-acid sequence is MKNNFKGRDFLSLMDFTREEVYELLDLAVELKRRHAIGDDPKPLQGRTIAMIFEKNSTRTRLSFQAGIAQLGGQSFYMRPDEMQLNRGEPIKDTARVIDRYCDALVIRTFGKERVEEFAHYMKNPVINALTDQEHPCQILADLMTIREKKGRLEGLKLTFAADLFNMAHSLLIACPLMGIDIAIAHPEGLKADPKIVEFAEETARKNGTKVVLTTDMSEALRDADVIYANTYHSMGTTEEERKQREAIFFPYRIDEEKVKVAKDDFIFLHCLPAYREEEMTESILEGPHSVVWDEAENRMHTEKAVLAAVVY
- a CDS encoding Ldh family oxidoreductase; the protein is MAHVTGEQLKSFAVKVFESLGIPATDAETTAEILVQADLRGIDSHGVARLPIYVKRLKLGLINKRPDIKVVRDRPGAAVVDGDNGLGQVVGHRAMTLCLEKARQHGVAVVGVKNSNHFGIGAYYAMMALKEDMIGMVGTNTSPLMAPFGGKQPLLGTNPLAIAIPAGSQRPVVLDMATSLVPRGKIEIAARKGEKIPVGWAIDKDGRPTQEPEEALKGTLLPMGGPKGYGLALVLDILCGVLSGAAFGAHTGSLFGDLDRPQNIGHFMLALDVNSFRPLSEFKNTMDSLILSIKNSEPAEGFKELFLPGEIEYTKTEERAQKGIDLNPVVAQNLLNLARDLGLVGGEATVDTLFA
- a CDS encoding dimethylarginine dimethylaminohydrolase family protein, whose translation is MPFVNSEYGPLKRVLLCRPEYLDITVPINVIAANNKEKGVNVGQACREHDEFVRAFQEYGVEVLLAPTSKRYPYEVNTRDLGVTTPKGIIFGRYLRELHWGEHRLAEQALHEKRIPILTQLPFGTFEGGDFMYVDKDFAGIGIGCRTNMIGVHWLQALLADTGITLMPVDFDKDYLHLDMICNIIAPQVCVICTEAVSPEFYKELKKRNFTFINVSPSEVFDHACNLLSIGNNTIFSHPKARKVNERLRALGLNVLELPLMECLKSGGGPRCMSFPIERDET
- the larA gene encoding nickel-dependent lactate racemase, with the translated sequence MTADLEMYFPALQQSVIIPQHQIQWIIRPQKYCHVRDSQALVRAALAAPNPYGLELTNVVRRKEVERRRTVIVIDDVTRPTPVRLILPELLSQLSSAGVSLDDIILLVATGSHAPVAEPQLVGRIGADVFAAVNVVQHKSRETKDLVKVGSIGDGMPLVLNQYYMEADIKIALGNVVPHVNVGWGGGCKAIVPGISGQETIDHLHFTAAKHVPRFLGQLDNPIRREVEEAALTTSLDYIVNTVVDFSGNLVSVHAGHPLAAHKQAVEVARTLMCPQVKGTCDIVVVDAYPMDQDFWQASKALTTATRLVKPGGKIVLLARCPEGIGTGHDDLMQIARYTPAEMDMLVEKGDIMPTAEVAVAREVAQDREKAEILICSRGLTREMVKSLGLSKISSLSAALSSSAFSRSTIGIMFRGGEIAPVVVE
- a CDS encoding GntR family transcriptional regulator, whose translation is MAVLPRLKNNADTLAEQAYAILKKAIVNNKFKPREILSEEKLAADLGISRTPIRAALSRLAMEKLVSNIPGRGSMVADISLQDVEDLFVVREALEGVSAKLATKNITAQEMVQMKHFLQQQRDSLANADYLPFLEADMLFHAELARISKNRELYEIILSLQDRILRFEILSNTIQSRAAKALREHKDILDALEQGDPALVEQKIIAHIRSVLQSIREAEAKKLS
- a CDS encoding YjiH family protein, coding for MNDVEVTRPSVAHGNQNTVLWKFLLTSGLGLFFFLCPVYWHGNWNIPIGVMSESLAKLLKPSLPTVATIAMWITAICTTLGTTFKVKQITENAFLKDLFQVSSFWFIIRWLGAIFATMTLLQVGPEAIISDDTGGLMLFSLLGMLIVWFFVASYLMPLLTEFGIMDFVGVLIRGFIKPLFTLPGRSALDLLTSWVGNCNVGVQITRWQYVTGYYTAREAAVIATCFSAVSLPFCLVIANTAGIANVFPQFYLATAVAGVVAAIVVPRMPPLSRIPDDYYGPVGKRINEQIPIGISRTRWGLEQALKRAEQKSIYQAIVIEGSKVFIGIVFGLVAQSMALGTLGTMVVTYTPVVGYLSTPMVWLLQLFQVPEAAAAAPGTIIGFADQFIPAVVASTLVSPIAKFVIAGLSVVQIIYMTEVGSFILMCEIPVNFSHLVLVFLERTLVCIPVLALAAHLVF
- a CDS encoding FCD domain-containing protein — its product is MKPPWTPFSPKPPGLRSAGPSSGRAYEEDLAELAETLEGQGQAIKDRDYAGYLQLDCDFHRRVAVATGNELLADIITNLNTQVQRFLILARNLPEKAPKGFHYLADCVRLMRLSPVLLLKASSMSRVERPRAYRTY
- the arcC gene encoding carbamate kinase → MKHRIVVALGGNAILRKGERGTLEEQLANIQSSCRGLADLIAFGYELVITHGNGPQVGNILLQNEIAAHTVPPMSLAVCGAESQGFLGYLLQQSLKNELRWRGIDRDVVTVVTETVVNTEDQAFAAPSKPVGPFYSTYEAERLREERGWTLKEDCGRGWRRVVASPKPIDIVEKNAIKVLLSSGSVVICCGGGGVPVVQKKDGSLEGMDAVVDKDLAASRLAEAVGAERLMILTDVSAVMLNYGTPKAKELHYVRSRDLRQYIKEKQFAEGSMLPKVKAAVQFVERCGGEAIIAALSEASIALEGKCGTHVVA